The proteins below are encoded in one region of Erinaceus europaeus chromosome 15, mEriEur2.1, whole genome shotgun sequence:
- the LOC103127214 gene encoding caspase-6 isoform X2 produces the protein MAFLVAGTLRVAAHMADAQDSLARKGTYSLRAPRAALTICSPEVPDSTVAILEATLQALGFHSCQRREASAQGFLGELARFREQLDAQGGPVSCALVALVAPREQLRRPQLLVRELSRCEALQGHPKILLLLSSAPRAAPEPGAFLTGLRELCGRCPHWSLLQLLTEVFGLASRESCRASYCPVLRSSLRGTLFLQEAGLWDQEEGSPGAQYDLSGARAALILAVLRERPGAQRDVEALRGLCESLGFQTVLRTDPTAQDFQEELAQFRERLHTCRGPVGCVLVALMAHGGPRGQLLGADGEEVQSEALVRRLSRCRALRGCPKIFLLQACRGGHRDAGMGPAVSPRFWRWLRPSPPTPSHADVLQICADAPGGPTPESLDLADVLRVYAATEGYVAYRGERGSDFIQTLVEVVRAYPGEDLLELLAEVSRQVCALDVLGPDCSEPRKACPEVRSSLRRRLCLSRAGVAAPGCANSGSPLTHSRPVGRGASPSDLVQVSNPQPDAGS, from the exons ATGGCCTTCCTGGTGGCTGGGACCCTGCGGGTGGCTGCTCACATGGCAGATGCCCAGGACAGCCTGGCCAGAAAG GGCACGTACAGCCTGCGGGCCCCAAGGGCGGCCCTGACCATCTGTAGTCCTGAGGTGCCAGACTCCACCGTCGCCATCCTGGAGGCCACCTTACAGGCCCTAGGCTTCCACAGCTGCCAGAGGAGGGAGGCCTCGGCACAG GGCTTCCTTGGGGAGCTGGCTAGATTCCGGGAGCAGTTGGATGCCCAGGGGGGCCCTGTGAGCTGTGCCCTCGTGGCCCTGGTAGCCCCCCGTGAGCAGCTAAGGAGACCCCAGCTGCTGGTGCGGGAGCTGAGCCGCTGTGAGGCCTTGCAGGGCCACCCCAAAATCCTCTTGCTGCTCTCAAGTGCTCCTAGGG CGGCCCCTGAGCCCGGGGCCTTCCTCACAGGCCTGAGGGAGCTGTGTGGCCGCTGTCCTCACTGGTCCCTCCTGCAGCTGCTGACTGAG GTCTTTGGCCTGGCATCCCGTGAGTCCTGCAGGGCCAGCTACTGCCCCGTCCTGCGGAGCTCTTTGCGGGGGACACTGTTTCTGCAGGAGGCAGGACTGTGGGATCAGGAG GAAGGCAGCCCCGGGGCTCAGTATGACCTGTCAGGGGCCAGGGCTGCCCTCATCCTGGCTGTGCTGCGAGAGCGGCCCGGGGCCCAGCGTGATGTGGAGGCACTGAGAGGCTTATGCGAGTCCCTGGGCTTCCAGACCGTCCTGAGGACTGACCCCACAGCCCAG GACTTCCAGGAAGAGCTGGCGCAGTTCAGGGAGAGGCTGCACACCTGCAGGGGCCCCGTGGGCTGTGTCCTCGTGGCCCTCATGGCCCACGGGGGGCCTCGGGGGCAGCTGCTGGGGGCAGATGGAGAAGAGGTGCAGTCAGAGGCACTGGTGCGGAGGCTGAGCCGGTGCAGGGCCCTTCGAGGCTGCCCCAAGATCTTCTTGCTCCAGGCGTGCCGCGGCG GGCACAGGGACGCCGGCATGGGCCCTGCAGTGTCCCCCCGGTTCTGGCGCTGGCTGCGGCCATCACCACCCACCCCGTCCCACGCCGACGTGCTCCAGATCTGCGCTGATGCCCCTG GCGGCCCCACCCCAGAGAGTTTGGACTTGGCTGACGTCTTGAGGGTCTACGCAGCCACCGAGG GCTACGTCGCCTACCGGGGAGAGAGGGGCTCTGACTTCATCCAGACGCTGGTGGAGGTGGTCAGAGCTTACCCCGGGGAGGACCTCTTGGAGCTACTGGCCGAG GTGAGCCGGCAGGTGTGCGCGCTGGACGTGCTGGGTCCTGACTGCAGCGAGCCCCGCAAGGCCTGCCCGGAGGTCCGGAGCTCGCTTCGGCGCCGACTCTGCCTGAGCCGTGCAGGGGTAGCGGCGCCGGGCTGCGCGAACAGCGGGTCGCCCCTGACCCACAGCCGGCCCGTTGGACGCGGGGCGAGCCCCAGCGATCTCGTCCAGGTCTCGAACCCGCAACCTGACGCGGGATCTTAG
- the LOC103127214 gene encoding caspase-6 isoform X1, translating into MAFLVAGTLRVAAHMADAQDSLARKGTYSLRAPRAALTICSPEVPDSTVAILEATLQALGFHSCQRREASAQGFLGELARFREQLDAQGGPVSCALVALVAPREQLRRPQLLVRELSRCEALQGHPKILLLLSSAPRAAPEPGAFLTGLRELCGRCPHWSLLQLLTEVFGLASRESCRASYCPVLRSSLRGTLFLQEAGLWDQEQEGSPGAQYDLSGARAALILAVLRERPGAQRDVEALRGLCESLGFQTVLRTDPTAQDFQEELAQFRERLHTCRGPVGCVLVALMAHGGPRGQLLGADGEEVQSEALVRRLSRCRALRGCPKIFLLQACRGGHRDAGMGPAVSPRFWRWLRPSPPTPSHADVLQICADAPGGPTPESLDLADVLRVYAATEGYVAYRGERGSDFIQTLVEVVRAYPGEDLLELLAEVSRQVCALDVLGPDCSEPRKACPEVRSSLRRRLCLSRAGVAAPGCANSGSPLTHSRPVGRGASPSDLVQVSNPQPDAGS; encoded by the exons ATGGCCTTCCTGGTGGCTGGGACCCTGCGGGTGGCTGCTCACATGGCAGATGCCCAGGACAGCCTGGCCAGAAAG GGCACGTACAGCCTGCGGGCCCCAAGGGCGGCCCTGACCATCTGTAGTCCTGAGGTGCCAGACTCCACCGTCGCCATCCTGGAGGCCACCTTACAGGCCCTAGGCTTCCACAGCTGCCAGAGGAGGGAGGCCTCGGCACAG GGCTTCCTTGGGGAGCTGGCTAGATTCCGGGAGCAGTTGGATGCCCAGGGGGGCCCTGTGAGCTGTGCCCTCGTGGCCCTGGTAGCCCCCCGTGAGCAGCTAAGGAGACCCCAGCTGCTGGTGCGGGAGCTGAGCCGCTGTGAGGCCTTGCAGGGCCACCCCAAAATCCTCTTGCTGCTCTCAAGTGCTCCTAGGG CGGCCCCTGAGCCCGGGGCCTTCCTCACAGGCCTGAGGGAGCTGTGTGGCCGCTGTCCTCACTGGTCCCTCCTGCAGCTGCTGACTGAG GTCTTTGGCCTGGCATCCCGTGAGTCCTGCAGGGCCAGCTACTGCCCCGTCCTGCGGAGCTCTTTGCGGGGGACACTGTTTCTGCAGGAGGCAGGACTGTGGGATCAGGAG CAGGAAGGCAGCCCCGGGGCTCAGTATGACCTGTCAGGGGCCAGGGCTGCCCTCATCCTGGCTGTGCTGCGAGAGCGGCCCGGGGCCCAGCGTGATGTGGAGGCACTGAGAGGCTTATGCGAGTCCCTGGGCTTCCAGACCGTCCTGAGGACTGACCCCACAGCCCAG GACTTCCAGGAAGAGCTGGCGCAGTTCAGGGAGAGGCTGCACACCTGCAGGGGCCCCGTGGGCTGTGTCCTCGTGGCCCTCATGGCCCACGGGGGGCCTCGGGGGCAGCTGCTGGGGGCAGATGGAGAAGAGGTGCAGTCAGAGGCACTGGTGCGGAGGCTGAGCCGGTGCAGGGCCCTTCGAGGCTGCCCCAAGATCTTCTTGCTCCAGGCGTGCCGCGGCG GGCACAGGGACGCCGGCATGGGCCCTGCAGTGTCCCCCCGGTTCTGGCGCTGGCTGCGGCCATCACCACCCACCCCGTCCCACGCCGACGTGCTCCAGATCTGCGCTGATGCCCCTG GCGGCCCCACCCCAGAGAGTTTGGACTTGGCTGACGTCTTGAGGGTCTACGCAGCCACCGAGG GCTACGTCGCCTACCGGGGAGAGAGGGGCTCTGACTTCATCCAGACGCTGGTGGAGGTGGTCAGAGCTTACCCCGGGGAGGACCTCTTGGAGCTACTGGCCGAG GTGAGCCGGCAGGTGTGCGCGCTGGACGTGCTGGGTCCTGACTGCAGCGAGCCCCGCAAGGCCTGCCCGGAGGTCCGGAGCTCGCTTCGGCGCCGACTCTGCCTGAGCCGTGCAGGGGTAGCGGCGCCGGGCTGCGCGAACAGCGGGTCGCCCCTGACCCACAGCCGGCCCGTTGGACGCGGGGCGAGCCCCAGCGATCTCGTCCAGGTCTCGAACCCGCAACCTGACGCGGGATCTTAG
- the LOC103127214 gene encoding uncharacterized protein LOC103127214 isoform X3, translating to MAFLVAGTLRVAAHMADAQDSLARKGTYSLRAPRAALTICSPEVPDSTVAILEATLQALGFHSCQRREASAQGFLGELARFREQLDAQGGPVSCALVALVAPREQLRRPQLLVRELSRCEALQGHPKILLLLSSAPRAAPEPGAFLTGLRELCGRCPHWSLLQLLTEVFGLASRESCRASYCPVLRSSLRGTLFLQEAGLWDQEQEGSPGAQYDLSGARAALILAVLRERPGAQRDVEALRGLCESLGFQTVLRTDPTAQDFQEELAQFRERLHTCRGPVGCVLVALMAHGGPRGQLLGADGEEVQSEALVRRLSRCRALRGCPKIFLLQACRGGHRDAGMGPAVSPRFWRWLRPSPPTPSHADVLQICADAPGGPTPESLDLADVLRVYAATEGEPAGVRAGRAGS from the exons ATGGCCTTCCTGGTGGCTGGGACCCTGCGGGTGGCTGCTCACATGGCAGATGCCCAGGACAGCCTGGCCAGAAAG GGCACGTACAGCCTGCGGGCCCCAAGGGCGGCCCTGACCATCTGTAGTCCTGAGGTGCCAGACTCCACCGTCGCCATCCTGGAGGCCACCTTACAGGCCCTAGGCTTCCACAGCTGCCAGAGGAGGGAGGCCTCGGCACAG GGCTTCCTTGGGGAGCTGGCTAGATTCCGGGAGCAGTTGGATGCCCAGGGGGGCCCTGTGAGCTGTGCCCTCGTGGCCCTGGTAGCCCCCCGTGAGCAGCTAAGGAGACCCCAGCTGCTGGTGCGGGAGCTGAGCCGCTGTGAGGCCTTGCAGGGCCACCCCAAAATCCTCTTGCTGCTCTCAAGTGCTCCTAGGG CGGCCCCTGAGCCCGGGGCCTTCCTCACAGGCCTGAGGGAGCTGTGTGGCCGCTGTCCTCACTGGTCCCTCCTGCAGCTGCTGACTGAG GTCTTTGGCCTGGCATCCCGTGAGTCCTGCAGGGCCAGCTACTGCCCCGTCCTGCGGAGCTCTTTGCGGGGGACACTGTTTCTGCAGGAGGCAGGACTGTGGGATCAGGAG CAGGAAGGCAGCCCCGGGGCTCAGTATGACCTGTCAGGGGCCAGGGCTGCCCTCATCCTGGCTGTGCTGCGAGAGCGGCCCGGGGCCCAGCGTGATGTGGAGGCACTGAGAGGCTTATGCGAGTCCCTGGGCTTCCAGACCGTCCTGAGGACTGACCCCACAGCCCAG GACTTCCAGGAAGAGCTGGCGCAGTTCAGGGAGAGGCTGCACACCTGCAGGGGCCCCGTGGGCTGTGTCCTCGTGGCCCTCATGGCCCACGGGGGGCCTCGGGGGCAGCTGCTGGGGGCAGATGGAGAAGAGGTGCAGTCAGAGGCACTGGTGCGGAGGCTGAGCCGGTGCAGGGCCCTTCGAGGCTGCCCCAAGATCTTCTTGCTCCAGGCGTGCCGCGGCG GGCACAGGGACGCCGGCATGGGCCCTGCAGTGTCCCCCCGGTTCTGGCGCTGGCTGCGGCCATCACCACCCACCCCGTCCCACGCCGACGTGCTCCAGATCTGCGCTGATGCCCCTG GCGGCCCCACCCCAGAGAGTTTGGACTTGGCTGACGTCTTGAGGGTCTACGCAGCCACCGAGG GTGAGCCGGCAGGTGTGCGCGCTGGACGTGCTGGGTCCTGA
- the ZNF205 gene encoding LOW QUALITY PROTEIN: transcriptional repressor RHIT (The sequence of the model RefSeq protein was modified relative to this genomic sequence to represent the inferred CDS: deleted 2 bases in 1 codon), translating into MAADVAASPGSASKRDCAPGSREKMSAEGSGHQATPDKGRAGEDPCHRHACPETLSGLEQTGAAGESPHIKTESEEPHPEETLQEDRVQGTHSWAPLSQGSREKAPFLPARALPCPQVPLLACQGKTRDRQMAAALLSAWTQMPVTFEDVALYLSQEEWGRLDHAQQNCYRDILQRTTGLSLGLSVGRPLRASQVQAKTEASSLHPHTEDEAGACRAGDPLSMWLQTHCSFCGAPHPALVLALPHNAPAATNPCSPYSPQEPYTGGRRSPPLPWRPLRMQSPWGAPKGSAGRTRMRGRWIPQRRDPRGPPQRMRPRAARAAEAPEGEAGRKTFRCEQCGKGFSWHSHLATHRRTHTGEKPYACTDCGKRFGRSSHLIQHQIIHTGEKPYTCPACWKSFSHHSTLIQHQRIHTGEKPYVCERCAKRFTRRSDLVTHQGTHTGAKPHKCPVCAKCFTQSSALVTHQRTHTGVKPYPCPECGKCFSQRSNLIAHNRTHTGEKPYHCLDCGKSFSHSSHLTAHQRTHRGVRPYPCALCGKSFSRRSNLHRHEKIHTAGPKALAMLVLGAAAAAGALAAAPPSAPT; encoded by the exons ATGGCAGCTGATGTCGCTGCTTCTCCAGGCTCGGCCAGCAAGAGGGACTGTGCTCCCGGCTCCAGAGAGAAAATGTCAGCAGAAGGCAGCGGCCACCAGGCCACCCCCGACAAGGGCAGAGCCGGAGAG GACCCATGTCACCGGCATGCCTGTCCAGAAACCCTTTCTGGGTTGGAGCAGACGGGGGCTGCTGGGGAGTCACCACACATCAAGACAGAGTCTGAAGAGCCACATCCCGAGGAGACATTGCAGGAGGACAGGGTTCAAGGAACTCACAGCTGGGCTCCACTAAGCCAGGGCTCTAGGGAGAAAGCGCCCTTTCTGCCTGCCAGGG cccTCCCCTGTCCCCAGGTTCCCTTGCTTGCCTGCCAGGGCAAGACCAGAGACCGACAGATGGCCGCTGCCCTGCTCAGTGCCTGGACCCAG ATGCCGGTGACCTTCGAGGACGTGGCGCTGTACCTGTCGCAGGAGGAGTGGGGGCGGCTGGACCATGCACAGCAGAACTGCTACAGGGACATCCTGCAGAGGACGACTGGGCTGTCCCTGG GGCTTTCTGTGGGCAGACCCCTCCGGGCCTCCCAAGTTCAGGCCAAGACGGAGGCCTCCAGCTTGCACCCACACACTGAAGATGAGGCAGGTGCGTGCAGGGCAGGTGACCCCTTGTCCATGTGGCTGCAAACACACTGCTCTTTCTGTGGAGCCCCCCACCCAGCGCTTGTTTTGGCCCTTCCCCACAATGCCCCAGCCGCAACAAATCCCTGCTCTCCTTACTCCCCCCAGGAGCCCTACACTGGGGGAAGGAGGAGCCCTCCTCTTCCCTGGCGACCTCTGAGGATGCAGAGTCCTTGGGGGGCGCCCAAGGGGTCGGCTGGCAGAACCCGGATGCGGGGCCGCTGGATCCCCCAGAGGAGAGACCCCCGAGGCCCACCCCAAAGGATGCGGCCAAGGGCAGCCAGGGCAGCC GAGGCACCCGAGGGCGAGGCCGGCAGGAAGACCTTCCGCTGCGAGCAGTGCGGTAAAGGCTTCAGCTGGCACTCGCACCTGGCCACGCACCGGCGCACGCACACGGGCGAGAAGCCCTACGCCTGCACGGACTGCGGCAAGCGCTTCGGCCGCAGCTCGCACCTCATCCAGCACCAGATCATCCACACGGGCGAGAAGCCCTACACCTGCCCGGCCTGCTGGAAGAGCTTCAGCCACCACTCCACGCTCATCCAGCACCAGCGCATCCACACGGGCGAGAAACCCTACGTGTGCGAACGCTGCGCCAAGCGCTTCACGCGCCGCTCGGACCTGGTCACGCACCAGGGCACCCACACGGGCGCCAAGCCGCACAAGTGCCCGGTGTGCGCCAAGTGCTTCACGCAGAGCTCGGCGCTCGTCACGCACCAGCGCACGCACACCGGCGTCAAGCCCTACCCGTGCCCGGAGTGCGGCAAGTGCTTCAGCCAGCGCTCCAACCTCATCGCGCACAACCGCACGCACACGGGCGAGAAGCCCTACCACTGCCTCGACTGCGGCAAGAGCTTCAGCCACAGCTCGCACCTGACGGCGCACCAGCGCACACACCGCGGCGTGCGGCCCTACCCCTGTGCGCTGTGCGGCAAGAGCTTCAGCCGCCGCTCCAACCTGCACCGGCACGAGAAGATCCACACGGCCGGGCCCAAGGCGCTGGCCATGCTGGTgctgggggcggcggcggcggccggggcTCTGGCTGCTGCGCCCCCGTCTGCGCCCACCTAG